Proteins encoded by one window of Electrophorus electricus isolate fEleEle1 chromosome 17, fEleEle1.pri, whole genome shotgun sequence:
- the LOC113568683 gene encoding trace amine-associated receptor 6-like, producing the protein MNITEYQQNLTVEYCFPDNNSSCRKEVRTGPGNIFLFSFLSCISVCTVFLNLLVILSISHFKQLHTPTNLLILSLAVADLLVGLVFMPVNTMQLRDSCWYLGKMACTIVLIINFISMSASLCNMVFIAVDRYIAVSDPLLYSTKVTVRKMSLFIILGWSCSLLYILIYLYFNDHLLPSQILSRCHGECILFIKSSLVTTDLVISFICPCSVILILYSIIFTLVRRQAKAVRSMLNATSNRHRAKVSKSSNSKAAKTLGIVVCVYLALWIPFYLCSLTVENITSFSLLWTVLTWLILINSSVNPIIYAIFYPWFRASAQYFVTCRLFNFSSTVILFLEHI; encoded by the coding sequence ATGAATATCACAGAGTATCAGCAAAACTTGACAGTTGAGTACTGCTTTCCTGACAACAACTCATCATGCAGAAAGGAGGTCCGAACAGGCCctggaaatatatttttgtttagttttctgtcttgtatatctgtttgcactgtgtttttgaacTTGCTTGTGATCTTATCTATctctcacttcaagcagctccataCCCCTACCAACctactcatcctctctctggctgtggccGATCTTCTCGTGGGACTTGTTTTCATGCCTGTGAATACAATGCAACTAAGAGACAGCTGTTGGTATCTTGGTAAAATGGCATGTACAATTGTTCTAATAATCAATTTTATCTCAATGTCAGCATCTCTGTGCAATATGGTTTTCATTGCAGTTGATCGGTACATTGCAGTCAGTGATCCTCTGCTATATTCCACTAAAGTCACAGTTcgtaaaatgtctttattcataATTCTAGGCTGGTCTTGTTCTCTCTTGTATATCCTCATCTATTTGTACTTTAATGACCATCTGCTTCCATCACAGATCTTGAGCAGATGCCACGGAgagtgcattttatttataaaatcttCCTTAGTGACCACTGATCTTGTGATTTCATTTATATGCCCATGTTCTGTTATACTTATCTTgtattcaatcatttttactttggTACGACGTCAAGCTAAAGCTGTGAGATCTATGTTGAATGCtacctcaaacagacacagagccaaagTTTCTAAGTCTTCTAattctaaagcagcaaaaacactgggcattgttgtttgtgtttatcttgctctctggatacctttttatttatgttctcTGACAGTTGAAAACATAACATCTTTCTCACTCTTGTGGACTGTTCTTACCTGGCTTATATTAATCAATTCTTCTGTCAATCCCataatatatgctatattttatccatggtttagagCCTCAGCTCAATACTTTGTCACCTGTAgactgtttaatttttcatcaacagtcattttgtttctagagcatatttaa
- the LOC118242870 gene encoding trace amine-associated receptor 6-like — translation MNITEDQQNMTVEYCFPDNNSSCRKEVRTGPGNIILFIFLSCIIICNVFLNLLVILSISHFKQLHTPTNLLILSLAVADLLMGLVFMPVNTMQLRDSCWYLGKMACIIFLVINCISASASVCNMVLIAVDRYIAVSDPLLYSTKVTVSKMSLCIILGWSFSLLYVLVYLYFNDHLLPSQILSRCHGECILIVKSSLVIIDLVISFICPCSVILILYSIIFTLARRQAKAVRSVLNATSNRHRAKVSKSSNSKAAKTLGIVVCVYLALWIPFSLCSLFVENMTSLSVVWTVLTWLISINSSVNPLIYAIFYPWFRSSAKYIVTCRLFKLSPSTFH, via the coding sequence ATGAATATCACAGAGGATcaacaaaacatgacagttgAGTACTGCTTTCCTGACAACAACTCATCATGCAGAAAGGAGGTCCGAACAGGCCCtggaaatataattttgtttatttttctgtcttgtatcATTATATGCAATGTATTTTTGAACTTGCTTGTGATCTTGTCCATctctcacttcaagcagctccacactccAACTAACctactcatcctctctctggctgtggctgATCTTCTCATGGGACTTGTTTTCATGCCTGTAAATACAATGCAACTAAGAGACAGCTGTTGGTATCTTGGTAAAATGGCATGTATCATTTTTCTAGTAATCAATTGTATCTCAGCTTCAGCATCTGTGTGTAATATGGTTTTAATTGCAGTTGATAGGTACATTGCAGTCAGTGACCCTCTGCTATATTCCACTAAAGTCACagtttctaaaatgtctttatgcATAATTCTAGGCtggtctttttctcttttgtatgtCCTTGTCTATTTGTACTTTAATGACCATCTCCTTCCATCTCAGATCTTGAGCAGATGTCACGGAGAGTGCATTTTAATCGTAAAATCTTCCTTGGTGATCATTGATCTTGTGATTTCGTTTATATGTCCATGTTCAGTTATACTCATCTTgtattcaatcatttttactttagCAAGGCGTCAAGCTAAAGCTGTGAGATCCGTGTTGAATGCtacctcaaacagacacagagccaaagTTTCTAAGTCTTCTAattctaaagcagcaaaaacactgggcattgttgtttgtgtttatcttgctcTCTGGATACCTTTTAGTCTATGTTCTCTGTTTGTTGAAAACATGACATCTTTGTCAGTGGTGTGGACTGTTCTTACCTGGCTTATATCCATCAATTCCTCTGTCAATCCtctaatatatgctatattttatccatggtttagaTCATCAGCTAAGTACATTGTGACTTGCAGACTCTTTAAATTATCACCTTCAACATTCCATTAA
- the LOC118242880 gene encoding trace amine-associated receptor 6-like — protein MNITEYQQNMTVEYCFPDNNSSCRKEVRTGPGNIFLFSFLSCISVCTVFLNLLVILSISHFKQLHTPTNLLILSLAVADLLVGLVFMPVNTMQLRDSCWYLGKMACTIVLIINYISMSASVCNMVFIAVDRYIAVSDPLLYSTKVTVHKMSLLIILGWSFSLLYILIFLYFNDHLLPSQILSRCHGECILFIKSSLVTTDLVISFICPCSVILILYSIIFTLARRQAKAVRSMLNATSNRHRAKVSKSSNSKAAKTLGIVVCVYLALWIPFSLCSLFAENMTSFSLVSTVLTWHISINSSVNPLIYAIFYPWFRATAKYIVTCRLFK, from the coding sequence ATGAATATCACAGAGTATCAGCAAAACATGACAGTTGAGTACTGCTTTCCTGACAACAACTCATCATGCAGAAAGGAGGTCCGAACAGGCCctggaaatatatttttgtttagttttctgtcttgtatatctgtttgcactgtgtttttgaacTTGCTTGTGATCTTATCTATctctcacttcaagcagctccataCCCCTACCAACctactcatcctctctctggctgtggccGATCTTCTCGTGGGACTTGTTTTCATGCCTGTGAATACAATGCAACTAAGAGACAGCTGCTGGTATCTTGGTAAAATGGCATGTACAATTGTTCTAATAATCAATTATATCTCAATGTCAGCATCTGTGTGTAATATGGTTTTCATTGCGGTTGATCGGTACATTGCAGTCAGTGATCCTCTGCTATATTCCACTAAAGTCACAGTtcataaaatgtctttattaatAATTCTAGGCTGGTCTTTTAGTCTCTTGTATATCCTCATCTTTTTGTACTTTAATGACCATCTCCTTCCATCACAGATCTTGAGCAGATGCCACGGAgagtgcattttatttataaaatcttCCTTAGTGACCACTGATCTTGTGATTTCATTTATATGCCCATGTTCAGTTATACTCATCTTgtattcaatcatttttactttggcaAGACGTCAAGCTAAAGCTGTGAGATCTATGTTGAATGCtacctcaaacagacacagagccaaagTTTCTAAGTCTTCTAattctaaagcagcaaaaacacttGGCAtcgttgtttgtgtttatcttgctcTCTGGATACCTTTTAGTCTATGTTCTCTGTTTGCTGAAAACATGACATCTTTTTCACTGGTGTCAACTGTTCTTACCTGGCATATATCCATCAATTCCTCTGTCAATCCtctaatatatgctatattttatccatggtttagagCAACAGCTAAGTACATTGTGACTTGTAGACTGTTTAAATGA
- the LOC118242882 gene encoding trace amine-associated receptor 6-like, with the protein MNITVYQQNMTVQYCFPDNNSSCRKEIRTGPGNIFLFIFLSCISVSTVFLNLLVILSISQFKQLHTPTNLLILSLAVADLLVGIVVMPVNMMQLRDSCWYLGKMACTIVLVIDFISVLASLCTMVFIAVDRYIAISDPLIYSTKITVCKTSLLIILGWSCSLLYILIYLYFNDHLLQSQILSRCHGECILIIKSSWVIIDLVISFLCPCSVIVILYSIIFTLARRQAKAVRSVLNATSNRHRAKVSKSSNSKAAKTLGIVVCVYLALWIPFYLCSPSVQNMTSLSLVWTVLAWLIYINSSLNPVIYAIFYPWFRASAKYIMTCRTLKSSSSRFNLFQEHF; encoded by the coding sequence ATGAATATCACAGTGTATcaacaaaacatgacagttCAATATTGCTTTCCTGACAACAACTCGTCATGCAGAAAGGAGATCCGAACAGGCCctggaaatatatttttgtttatttttctgtcttgtatcTCTGTAAGCACTGTATTTTTGAACTTGCTTGTCATCTTATCTATCTCTCAGTTCAAGCAGCTCCATACTCCAACTAACctactcatcctctctctggctgtggctgATCTTCTCGTGGGAATTGTTGTTATGCCTGTGAATATGATGCAACTAAGAGATAGCTGTTGGTACCTTGGTAAAATGGCATGTACAATTGTTCTAGTAATCGATTTTATATCAGTGTTAGCATCTCTGTGTACTATGGTTTTCATTGCAGTTGATCGGTACATTGCTATCAGTGACCCTCTGATATATTCCACTAAAATCACTGTTTGTAAAACCTCTTTATTAATAATTCTAGGATGGTCTTGTTCTCTCTTGTATATCCTCATCTATTTGTACTTTAATGACCATCTCCTTCAGTCTCAGATCTTGAGTAGATGCCATGGagagtgcattttaattataaaatcCTCCTGGGTAATCATTGATCTAGTGATTTCATTTCTATGTCCATGTTCAGTTATAGTCATCTTgtattcaatcatttttactttggcaAGACGTCAAGCTAAAGCTGTGAGATCTGTGTTGAATGCtacctcaaacagacacagagccaaagTTTCTAAGTCTTCTAattctaaagcagcaaaaacacttggcattgttgtttgtgtttatcttgctcTCTGGATACCTTTCTATCTATGTTCTCCATCAGTTCAAAACATGACATCTTTGTCACTGGTGTGGACTGTTCTTGCCTGGCTTATATACATCAATTCTTCTCTAAATCCTgtaatatatgctatattttatccatggtttagagCATCAGCTAAGTACATTATGACTTGTAGAACACTGAAGTCCTCCTCTTcaagatttaatttatttcaagaGCATTTCTGA
- the LOC113568773 gene encoding trace amine-associated receptor 13c-like: MNITEHQQIATVQYCFPDNNSSCRKEVQTGTGNIFLFTLLSFISVCTLFFNLLVIISISHFKQLHTPTNLLVLSLAVADLLVGLILMPVKIMDLIDNCWYLGKMACAVVLVINFFSLAASLCSMTLIAVDRYIAVNDPLIYSTKITVCKTSVFIIFGWLFCLLYVFVFLYFNDHLLPSQIIIRCHGECVLYVKYPWMIVDLIVMFITPCSIILILYSFIFNVARRQTQAVRSVLNSTSNRQGIKVSNASETKAAKTLGIVVCVYLACWIPFYLSSLSVESMSSLSLVWTVFGWLAYINSSINPLIYAIFYPWFRTSAKYIVTCRTLESSSSRFNLFQEHF; the protein is encoded by the coding sequence ATGAACATCACAGAGCATCAGCAAATTGCAACAGTTCAGTACTGCTTTCCTGACAACAACTCATCATGCAGAAAGGAGGTCCAAACAGGCACTgggaatatttttttattcactctCCTTTCATTTATCTCTGTATGCACTTTGTTTTTTAACCTGCTTGTGatcatctccatctctcacttcaAGCAACTCCACACTCCAACTAACCTGCTcgtcctctctctggctgtggctgATCTTCTTGTGGGATTGATTCTTATGCCAGTGAAAATAATGGACCTGATAGACAACTGTTGGTATCTTGGCAAAATGGCATGTGCTGTTGTTTTAGTGATAAACTTTTTCTCATTGGCAGCATCTCTCTGTAGCATGACATTGATTGCAGTTGATCGGTACATTGCTGTTAATGACCCTCTGATTTATTCCACCAAAATTACAGTTTGTAAAACCTCTGTATTCATAATTTTTGGATGGTTGTTTTGTCTACTgtatgtctttgtctttttataCTTTAATGACCATCTGCTTCCATCTCAGATTATTATTAGATGTCATGGAGAATGTGTACTATATGTAAAATATCCATGGATGATTGTTGACCTGATAGTTATGTTTATAACTCCTTGTTCTATtatattgatcttgtattcattcatttttaatgtggcAAGACGTCAGACTCAAGCTGTGAGATCTGTGTTAAACAGTACCTCTAACAGACAAGGAATCAAAGTGTCAAACGCTTCTGAAAccaaagcagcaaaaacactgggaattgttgtttgtgtttatcttgctTGCTGGATACCATTTTATTTAAGTTCATTGTCAGTTGAAAGCATGTCCTCATTGTCACTGGTGTGGACAGTGTTTGGCTGGCTAGCATACATTAATTCCTCTATAAATCCcctaatatatgctatattttatccatggtttagaACATCAGCTAAGTATATTGTAACATGTAGAACACTGGAATCCTCTTCTTCAAGGTTTAATTTGTTTCAAGAACATTTCTGA
- the LOC113568725 gene encoding trace amine-associated receptor 6-like, producing MNITEYQQIATVQYCFPDNNSSCKKEVRTGTGNIFLFTLLSFISVCTVFLNLLVIISISHFKQLHTPTNLFILSLAVADLLVGLIVMPVNIMQLIDSCWYLGTMACIVIPLINVVSTSASLCSLTFIAVDRYIAVNDPLLYSTKITVCKTSVTIISGWSLCLFYAITVFYFNDHLLQSQISMSCYGECFTVIKYSWVIFDVVISFLFPCSIILILYAIIFFVARHQAKAVRAMSIGRSQIHAAKISNSSQTKAAKTLGIVVCFYIGCWIPYFLSSLSAESLSSVSLLWTVFGWLAYINSSINPLIYAIFYPWFRASAKCIVTCRIFDSSSSGFNLFPEHF from the coding sequence ATGAACATCACAGAGTATCAGCAAATTGCAACAGTGCAGTACTGCTTTCCTGACAACAACTCATCATGCAAAAAGGAGGTCCGAACAGGCACTgggaatatatttttattcactcTCCTTTCATTTATCTCTGTatgcactgtgtttttgaacCTGCTGGTGatcatctccatctctcacttcaagcagctccacactccAACCAACCTGTTCATCCTCTCTCTAGCTGTGGCTGATCTTCTCGTGGGACTGATTGTTATGCCAGTGAATATAATGCAACTAATAGACAGCTGTTGGTATCTTGGTACTATGGCATGCATTGTTATTCCACTGATCAATGTTGTCTCAACATCAGCATCTCTCTGTAGCCTGACTTTCATTGCAGTTGATCGGTACATTGCTGTTAATGACCCTTTGCTTTATTCCACTAAAATAACAGTTTGTAAAACATCAGTGACTATAATTTCAGGCTGgtctctttgtttattttatgctatcactgttttttactttaatgaCCATCTCCTTCAGTCTCAGATATCCATGAGTTGTTATGGAGAGTGTTTCACAGTTATAAAATATTCCTGGGTGATTTTTGATGTAGTGATTTCATTTCTATTCCCTTGTTCTATTATACTCATCTTGTATGCAATCATTTTTTTTGTGGCAAGACATCAAGCTAAAGCTGTGAGAGCTATGTCAATTGGTCGCTCACAGATACATGCTGCCAAAATTTCAAACTCTTCTCAaactaaagcagcaaaaacTCTTGGCATAGtagtatgtttttatattggaTGCTGGATACCTTATTTTTTAAGTTCCCTCTCAGCTGAAAGCTTGTCCTCTGTATCCCTGTTGTGGACTGTGTTTGGCTGGCTAGCATACATCAATTCTTCTATAAATCCcctaatatatgctatattttatccatggtttagagCATCAGCTAAGTGTATTGTTACTTGTAGAATATTTGACTCTTCATCATCAGGATTCAATTTGTTTCCagagcatttttaa